The genomic stretch GGCAGAACGGATGCGCAGGCTGAAATATCTTTTCGATGTGCTGCGCGGAAACCCGAACGGCAGCCGCTAAAAAATCGCGCGCCGGAAGCGGACTTCCGGCGCGCGGCAAAAAAGATGTTTCGGAACCGCGCATCATAGACGCGCCGCCACGTGCGGGCAAAACTAGTTTGTCACCTCGCAGGCGTTGCACACTCCTTCAAATTCCACCCGGGCTCCGGTGATAAAAAACCCTTCCGCCTCGGCACCGCCCGCAGGAATTCTGGCGGGCACGTTCATCACGTCTCCCAGCCTGCCGCACCGGGTGCAGCGGATATGGGCATGGGGCATGATGTTTCCGTCAAACCGCTTCTGGTTGCCAGCGCTTTCAAGTTTGAGTATTTCTCCGCTCTCGGCAAGCACGTCCAGATTGCGGTATATGGTTCCAAGGCTTATCCGCGGAAGCCGCTGGCGGACCATGTCATACACTTCATCCGCTGTGGGGTGCGTGGTAACCCGGCGCAGCTCTTCCAGAATAACCCGGCGCTGTTTGGTCATACGTGTCTGGGGGGGCATGCTCTTTCTCCTCAATAGGTTTTTCCACTGGTTAACAGTAACCATTTTTCATAAGAAGCGCAACCCCATTGATTGCAGGCCGTCAGGCGTATACGGCGCCGGGCCAAGGGCTCTCTGCCCAGCTCAAGACGCCGCCACTTCCCTGTTGACTTTTGTACAGTTTTTCTTAACAATATAGCAATGCACATGGAAGGAAGAGAACGCATGTCCCCCACCCGGGAAAACTTTTTCTCAAAATCCCTAACCGTTATGCCGTTTCGGCTGAAGAGGAACCTCGTATTAATTACGGCAGGCATCCTGTTCACATCGATTTTGGAAACGGGAACCATGGGAATCATCGCGGTGTTCGTCTCCGCCATCAGCGACCCGGATATCGTCATGCGCTCTCCCAAGCTTGCCTCGGTTCTCCAGCAGATACCGGGAGAGCTTTTCAACTCTCCCAAGAACACCCTGCTCACCCTTGCGGGGGCAGCTTCCGCCCTGCTGCTGCTCAAGAACCTGTGCTCAGCAGGCGTTACCTATGCATACTCCCGTCTGGCGTGCAAACTCGACACCCATTTCGGCGACCTGCTGATGAAAAACTACCTGTGCCACGACTATGAATGGCACGTGGGCCACCACTCCGCAGACCTCGTGACGGCCGGAACATGGCGGCGGTTCATGTCGGTTGTCTGGTACATGGGGATGCTGGCAGTAAACGATATAATGCTGGTGGTCATGCTGGGACTAGCCCTGCTGTATGCCGCCCCGCTCGTCACACTGGTTGCCATCGTCACGTTCGGCCTGCTGGCAGGAAGCATATTCCTCCTGCTCAGGCCCAGGGTAGACAAAGAAGCGCGAACTGCTGCCTCGTCGGAACAACGGGTCAACAAGCAGACATCCGACATTACGCAGGGCATCAAGGACATTCTCATCTCTTCCAAGCAAAATTATTTTTTTGAGCAGTATCAGAAGGATGTGACACGCGCCGCCAATGCGCAGGCCCGCATTCTGCTACTCACCCGCATACCCTCGTGGGCGTTTGAAACCGTCGGCTTCATGCTGTTGTGTCTGGCCGTGGCGGGAACCTTGGCCATGAATGAAAACGTCTCCTCATCCGTCATTTCCGGCAAACTGGCCATGCTGGGCGTGGTGGCGTGGCGCGCCATTCCCGCCTTCAACAGAATAGTGAACAGCCTGACCACTCTGAGAGACAACCTGCCCAAAGCCGATGCCGTTCTGGATGCCATTCTCGCCATGCCGGACAGCACGTTCTCTGCAGAAGAGGCCACTCCCCTCCCCTTGAAAAAAGGCATCACCATCGCTGGTCTGGACTTCAGATACGGCACGGCCGATAGCAACGCGTTGCACTCTGTGAACGTCTCCATTGAAGCGGGCACGACCGTAGGCCTTGTTGGACGTTCCGGCTCCGGAAAAAGCACCCTGGCCGACCTTGTCATCGGCCTGCTTTCTCCTACAGCAGGCTCTATTTCCATAGACGGGCAACCACTGACACCGCAACTGCGCAACAACTGGATAGCCAGCGTTGGTTATGTGGGGCAGACTCCATTCTTTACGGACGGCAGCATCTTGGAAAATGTGACCTTCGGGGTTCCTGCCGACCGTATTGACAAGGGGCACCTTCTGCACTGCTGCAAAATGGCCGCGCTGGACAGCCTCATTGAACAGCTTCCCGGCGGCATGGAACAGCCTCTGGGAGAACGGGCAGGCAAACTTTCTGGCGGCCAACGGCAGCGTGTGGCCATTGCGCGCGCCCTGTACCGCAACCCCCAGTTGCTTATTCTGGACGAAGCGACCAGCGCGCTCGACCAGCAGAGCGAAAACACCATAAAAAACACTGTTAAAAATCTGGCAGGGTCTCTGACCATGCTCATCATCGCCCACCGCCTTTCCACAGTAGAACAGTGCGACAAGGTGGTGTGGCTGGAAGGCGGACGGATTGTAATGGACGGAACACCCGCCGAAGTGCTACCCCACTATCGCGCCAGCCTGGGTGCTGAAAACGACTTACCAGATTCCTCCGGAGACCGATAACATGCACAAAAATCACTCACAGTATTCTCTGCGCAGGCGCTTTTTCGCCCGCTTCAAGAACACCTTTCTTCAATTGCCGTGGCTGTGGAGCCGGATTATCAACGACGACTCCTTTCAGGCCCAGTATTCCACGAAGCTGCGCCGACTGTTCATGAAAGTCGTCTGGTTCTGGCCGCGCCTCATTGATGCGGAGCAGTGGCGCGATGCTGCCATCGGAAACCAGCGGGACCCGAGCCACTTTGTGGAGATGACGCCCGGTGCAACAGCGCTTGTAGATGCCGTGACATCTACCACTCCGGACATGTCGGCGCCGATTCTCGACCTTGGTTGCAACAGCGGTCGCATTTTGAATGCACTAAGGGAAAAGGGATACTCCAATCTGCACGGCGTGGACATTTCGCAAGCCGCATATGAGCATATGCATAAAGTGTTTCCTGAACTTGCACAGCAGGTACATTACACTGTTGCAACATTTCAGAAATACCTCACCGAGCAGCCGGAAAAATCTATTGAAACCATATTCTCACATGGCGCTACAGTAGAACTTGTCCACCCTTCTTTCCCGCTGATCAAGCATCTCTGTCGCGTCTCAAAAACCTATGTCATTCTTTATTTCTATGAAACTGAGCACTCATATCCACGATTCTGGGAGTGGGAGTTCAACCGTGAAGGCTATTATCTCTGCGAGGCGAGGCGCCCTGCAGGCCCCAACGCTCCGAACTCGTTACTTGTTTTCAAACGAAGCGACAGAGAGTAATGGAGATACCTATGGCCTTTGGAGTCGTGAAAACCATCATTCAGGCACTTCATAACGCCACAAACCAGTGCAGCACTCTTTTGTCGTTGCATGAACCCACCTTCGCAGGCAACGAATGGACCTACGTGAAGGAGACCATTGATACAGGATGGGTCTCCACCGCAGGTAAATACGTCAATGACTTCGAGGTGCGCCTGCAGGAATACACCGGGGCCAAGCGCGCCATTGCCGTTGCCAACGGCACCGCCGCCCTGCATGTGGCTCTGCTGCTGGCAGGCGTGGAGCGTGATACGGAAGTCATCATGCCCGCGCTCACCTTTGCCGCCACTGCCGCTGCCGCTGCATACATCGGCGCGGTACCCCACTTTGCGGACAGCGAATATGCCACTCTGGGTATGGACCCGGACAAGCTCGCCGCGCATCTGGACGCAGTGGCAGAACGCCGGGGCAACGCCACCTACAACAGGCAGACCGGACGCCGCATCGCAGCCATTGTGCCCATGCACACCTTCGGTCATCCTGTACGGCTGGATGAACTGTGCGCCGTGTGCGAAAAGTGGGGCATCGTCATGGTGGAGGACTCGGCAGAATCGCTGGGCTCTTTCTACAAGGGCAAGCATACCGGCCTGTTCGGCAAGCTTGGTATCCTCAGCTTCAACGGCAACAAGACCATCACCACCGGCGGCGGCGGAGCCATTCTTACCGACGATGACGCGCTGGGCGACCTTGCCAAGCATATCACCACCACGGCCAAGCTGCCCCATAAATGGGAATACGTGCACGACATGGTCGGGTTCAATTACCGCATGCCCAACCTGAACGCGGCCCTGGGCTGCGCCCAGATGGAGCAGTTGCCCGGATTCCTGCAGAAGAAGCGCACCCTTGCGGAGCGCTACATCAAGGCGTTTGCCGGAGTGGATGGCGTCTCCTTTGCTGCAGAACCTGCCGATTCCGTAAGCAACTACTGGCTTAATGCCATCCTGCTGGACAAGGCAGACATGGCTCTGCGCGAAGACATACTGGAAAAGACCAACGCTGCGGGCTTCATGACCCGTCCCGCATGGCGGCTCATGAACAGGCTGCCCATGTATGCGGGAGCCCCCCGGATGGACCTTTCCGTTGCGGAAGATCTTGAAGCGCGCCTCATAAACATCCCCAGCGGGGCAGGACTGGCAGGGTAACGCCATGCGCAGGATATGTGTGGTTACGGGAACAAGGGCCGAATACGGCCTGCTGCGCCCGGTCATGCGGCGCATCGCCCAAAGCGGTTCGCTCGCATTGCAGGTCATTGCCACAGGCATGCACCTGTCGCAGGAATTCGGCCATACCGCACAGTCCATCCTCGACGACGGCTTTACCATTGACGAGCGGGTTGAGATGCTACTCTCCAGCGACACCCCCGTCGGCATTACAAAATCCATGGGCCTGGGCGTCATAGGCTTTGCGGACGCCCTGGCCCGTCTTGCCCCGGACCTTGTCCTTGTGCTCGGCGACCGGTTCGAAATTCTCTCCGCCGTGCAGGCGGCCCTTATCGCCCGCATCCCCGTTGCCCACCTGTGCGGGGGCGATTCCACGGAAGGCGCGTTCGATGAAGGCATCCGCCACGCCATCACCAAGATGTCCCACCTGCACTTTGTCAGCAACGCCCACGCTGCCCTGCGCGTCCGCCAGATGGGAGAAAACCCGGAACACATCTTCAACGTAGGCAGTCCGGGAATAGACACCATTCTGGAACAGGACATGCTTTCCCGCGAAGCGCTCGCAGCATCGCTCGGCATACGCCTTGCTCCGCGCATGCTGCTGGTCACCTATCATCCGGAAACCCTGAGCAGCGCATCCGCAACCGGGCAGTTGCACAGCCTTTTCGGCGCGCTGGATGCCTTCTGCGCCAGCAGCGGTGAATGCAGCGTGGTCTTCACCATGCCCAATGCCGATACAGGCGGACGGGAAATCATGGAGCACATACGCGCCTATGCCGAACACCGCCCGCATGTCAGCGCGCACACCTCGCTCGGCCAGCTGCGCTATCTCAGTGCCATGCGTCATGCCGCCGTGGTGGTGGGCAACTCGTCAAGCGGACTGTACGAGGCCCCCAGCCTGCATGTGCCGACCGTGAACATCGGCGACCGGCAGAAAGGGAGGCTTCGTGCCGCCTCCGTCATAGACTGCGCTCCGGAAAAGGACGCCATACTGGCAGCCCTGAACACCGCCATTGCAACCGACTGCTCCGCCGTTTCCAATCCCTACGGCGATGGAAGAACGGCAGAACGCATTGTCACGGTGCTGGAATCGCTCACGGACACGGCCTCCCTTGTCAGAAAACACTTTTTTGCCCTTGATGGAGACGTGCAATGAACCCGGTGTACATCATTGCCGAAGCGGGCGTGAACCATAACGGCTCCCTCGACCTTGCCCGCAAACTCATCGATGCGGCCAAAGCAGCCGGTGCGGATGCCGTCAAGTTCCAGACCTTCAAGGCTTCAAGCATTGCCTCTGCCGGTGCTTCCAAGGCAGCCTACCAGAAGGAAACCACGGATGCCGCCGAATCCCAGCTTGATATGCTGAAAAAGCTGGAACTCTCCGTTGCGGACCACGATGCCTTGCTGCAACACTGCCGAGACGTGGGCATAGAGTTCATGTCCACCCCGTTCGACCTCGACAGCGTGGACCTGCTGATGAACCTTGGCGTGCAGCGTATGAAAATTCCGTCAGGCGAACTGACTAACGGGCCTCTGGTCCTCAAGGTGGCCAGAACCGGCTTGCCGGTCATCCTCTCCACGGGCATGGCCACCCCGGCTGAAGTCGAAACCGCCCTCGGCGTACTGGCATTCGGCATGATGGAGCCGGCTGACACGCCTGCAAAAGGCGACTTTGCCGCAGCCTATGCCTCGGAACAAGGCAAGCGCCTGCTCAGCGACCGCGTTGTCATTCTGCACTGCACCACGCAGTACCCCACACCTTACGAAGATGTGAACCTGCGCGGCATGGATACCCTGAAGGACATGTTCGGCATTCCCGTGGGCTATTCCGACCACACCCCCGGCATCACCATTCCCGTTGCCGCCACCGCACGCGGTGCCGTGCTGATTGAAAAGCATTTCACGTTGGATAAAAATCTACCCGGTCCCGACCACAAAGCCTCGCTGGAACCGCAGGAACTTGCAGAAATGGTCCGATCCATCCGCATTGTGGAACGCGCTCTGGGCACCGGAGAAAAAAAGCCCCAACCCAGCGAACTGGGTAACATGGCCATTGCCCGCAAAAGCCTTGTAGCCGCACGGGATATAGCCGCTGGCGAGCTGTTCACGGAAGAAAACCTGACCGTGAAACGGCCGGGTAATGGAGTATCGCCTATGTGCTACTGGGAGTGGCTTGGGAAGCGGGCAAAGCAAGACTATCCCTCGGAAGCCCTCATTCAAGAATATTAGCCTAGGCCCTTAAGCACAGGCAGCCTTGACTTAGTAGTAATCAGCACTCAGCAACCGGCTTATGCAGCCAAACGGACGCCATTTATGAAAAAATGGAGACAAGGTCTGATACGACAAGCAGCCCCGCTCATCGATGCCATTCGCCTCATCGATGAAAGCGCACTGCAGATTGCGTTGGTTGTGGACGAACAGGAACACCTAGTCGGCACAATTACGGATGGCGACATCCGCAGGACCCTGCTGGAACAGCTTCCGCTTGACACTCCTGTCAGCCGGGTGATGTGCTCCACCCCCATGACTGCACGCGAAACAGACAACAACGCTTCAGTTCTGGCAATGATGCACAGCCATGACATCCTCCATATTCCGCTTGTGGACGATGCCGGTCGACTTGTCGGCTTGCGCAGCCTAAAAGAACTGACATCGGTTCCCGAACAGGACAATATGGTTGTTCTCATGGCCGGCGGCCTCGGCACGCGTCTTCGCCCGCTCACAGAAAACTGCCCGAAGCCCATGCTGAACATTGGGGGAAAGCCGATACTGGAAACCATACTAGAGAATTTTATCGCCCACGGGTTTCGCCGGTTCACCATGTGCGTCAACTATATGGCTGATATAATAAAAAACCACTTTGGTGACGGCAGTAGATGGAATAGCCATATCCAGTACGTCCATGAAAGCCAGCGCATGGGCACGGCCGGAGCTCTCAGCCTGCTCCCGGAAACTCCGGAAACCCCTTTCTTCGTGATGAACGGAGACCTGCTCACAAAAACCAACTTCAAACAGCTTATAGATTTCCACACCCAGAAAAATTCTCTGGCCACCATGTGCGTACGCGAATATGAACTGCAAATTCCCTTTGGCGTTGTGCACACCGACGGCGAACGTCTGACAGCCATAGATGAAAAGCCCATGCACAACTTTTTTGTCAATGCTGGCATTTACGTGCTCAACCCCGACGTGCTCGCCATGATCCCCAAGGGCGGCTTCTTCGACATGCCCGATCTGTTCAAGATGCTTATTGCAGACAACCGGATGACCGCCTGTTTCCCCCTTAGGGAATACTGGCTCGATATTGGCAGACTGGATGACTTTCAGCGGGCCGAAGCCGAATACGTTTCTAACTTTTGCATGACCTTGAAGAGCTAGAGCATGACCATACAGTCCAAGAACATCCTCGTTACCGGCGCGGACGGCTTCATCGGCTCGCACCTCACAGAAACCCTGGCCCGCATGGGCGCCAATGTCCGAGCGCTCAGCTACTACAACTCCTTCAACGACTGGGGATGGCTTGACACCATTGACCTGCCCGGCAACGTGAACGTGGTGACTGGCGACATCCGCGACCCCCATTTCTGCCGACATATCTGCAAGGATATCGATATAGTATTTCACCTTGCAGCGCTGATTGCCATTCCCTTTTCATACGTTGCTCCCGACTGCTACGTGGACACCAACGTGCGCGGCACGCTCAACATCTGCCAAGCCGCCCTCGACATGGGCTGCTCCAAGGTCATCCACACATCCACAAGCGAGGTGTACGGAACAGCATTGAGCGTCCCCATTTCCGAAGAGCACCCGCTTCAGGCGCAGTCACCTTACAGCGCCAGCAAGATAGGAGCTGACGCCATCGCCAACAGCTTCCACACATCGTTCGACCTGCCAGTTGTTACGGCCCGTCCATTCAACACCTTCGGCCCCAGGCAATCGGCACGGGCCGTCATTCCTAACATCATCATACAACTCGCTGCTGGAAAAACTGAAATTGCCCTGGGTGACACGCGCCCCACCCGCGACTTCAACTACGTGCTCGACACTTGTCGAGGATTCATCGCCCTTGCGGAGTACGACGGGGGCAACGGCGAAGTCTTCAACATCGGAAGCGGAAGAGACATTTCAATTCTCGATCTGTTCAGCACCATCAACGACCTCATGGGCACCAAGGCAACCATCAAAGAAGAAGAGCAGCGATTCAGGCCCAAGAAATCCGAGGTCATGCGCCTGCTCTGCGACAGCTCCAAAATTGCGGCGGCCACCGGTTTCCGCTCCGCATACACGTTGGAGGACGGCCTTAAGGACTGCATTGCATGGTTCAGTAGGCAGGAAAACCTTAAGCGCTACAAGATAGATATCTACAACGTGTAGAGTAAACGTCCATGAACAATCCGCAGAACATCATCATACTATATTCCAATATTTTTACTGAGCGCGATTATCAGCGGTTCGGAGTTGAAACCTTCAGAAAAAATGGTTTCTCGGTGCAGGCATGGGACGTAACCGCGCTCATAACTCCTGAGTATTTTAAAGGACTTCCTAATGATATCCGCAAACCTGTTGCGGAGACAGTGCTTATTACCTCACGGAAACAGCTGAAAGAACTTGTCGTACGAGCACCAAAGAATACCATCGCCATCAACTTCCTCCCGAGCGGGTTCACCACGCAGCACATTCTCGGCCTGCTACACGGACGGGACATAGCTATTTTAGATTATGCCACATCGCCACTGCGTGTCACCATGCCACGAAACATGACTTCATTGAAGATGGCACTGAAAAACATCAACGTATCGAATCTGTCCAACACTGCTTTTCGAATTTTCAGTCGTTTCCGAAAGCCCACAATCGGTGCGACCTACACTGTCATTACTGGCAATCCGGGCCGTACCGTGAAAGGTATCCCTATTCATGCACACACATTCGATTACGACACGTATCTCAAAGCTGGCAAAACAGGCAGCATCGGAAACTACCTTGTTTTCATCGACCAAGACATCCCGAATCATCCAGACTGCAATGTGCGGCACAAAATCAATCTGGCCACACGCGAGATATATTACCCTGCGGTAGACGCTGCATTCCGCTATATTGAAGAAAAAACCGGACTAAACGTCGTCATTGCCGCACATCCGCGATCAGACTACACGTCAACGGGCAATCCATATGGCAACAGAACGATCTTGAGCGGCAATACCTGTGAACTCATACGGGACAGCGCGGGGTGCATTACGCACTACTCCACAGCCATCAACTTCTGCGTATTGTACCATAAGCCCCTCATCGTCCTGACGATGGAAGAACTGGGGCCGCGCCAGAACCCATGGGTCGATGAATACATCCGCCTCCTAAACCCCTTGCAACTGGACCTCAATAATAAGGCAGACTGGACCCTTCCCATGCCACTGACTCACGGCAAGAATGCCTACGACAACTTCATTTATGAGTACATCAAATCGGACAAGGCACCGGATATTCCTTTGTGGGACATTGTCATCCAGCACTTGCGCAAGTCATGAAGCACCACAACACTCAATGCAGAATTCTCGGCGTCATCCCCGCAAGGGGGGGCTCGAAGCGCCTGCCCGGTAAAAACATCAGACCGCTTGGCGGCAGGCCTCTTATTCAGCACATCATTGAAACCTGCTCTCGATCTCGCCTGCTGACGGACTGCATTGTTTCCACTGATTCCGAGGCCATACGCCGTGCCGCCATGGATGCCGGGGCGCAGGCTCCCTTTCTGCGGCCGGACCACCTTGCGAGCGACACAGCCAATTCGCAGGATGTGCTGCGCCATGCTCT from Desulfovibrio psychrotolerans encodes the following:
- a CDS encoding nucleotidyltransferase family protein — protein: MKKWRQGLIRQAAPLIDAIRLIDESALQIALVVDEQEHLVGTITDGDIRRTLLEQLPLDTPVSRVMCSTPMTARETDNNASVLAMMHSHDILHIPLVDDAGRLVGLRSLKELTSVPEQDNMVVLMAGGLGTRLRPLTENCPKPMLNIGGKPILETILENFIAHGFRRFTMCVNYMADIIKNHFGDGSRWNSHIQYVHESQRMGTAGALSLLPETPETPFFVMNGDLLTKTNFKQLIDFHTQKNSLATMCVREYELQIPFGVVHTDGERLTAIDEKPMHNFFVNAGIYVLNPDVLAMIPKGGFFDMPDLFKMLIADNRMTACFPLREYWLDIGRLDDFQRAEAEYVSNFCMTLKS
- a CDS encoding SDR family NAD(P)-dependent oxidoreductase: MTIQSKNILVTGADGFIGSHLTETLARMGANVRALSYYNSFNDWGWLDTIDLPGNVNVVTGDIRDPHFCRHICKDIDIVFHLAALIAIPFSYVAPDCYVDTNVRGTLNICQAALDMGCSKVIHTSTSEVYGTALSVPISEEHPLQAQSPYSASKIGADAIANSFHTSFDLPVVTARPFNTFGPRQSARAVIPNIIIQLAAGKTEIALGDTRPTRDFNYVLDTCRGFIALAEYDGGNGEVFNIGSGRDISILDLFSTINDLMGTKATIKEEEQRFRPKKSEVMRLLCDSSKIAAATGFRSAYTLEDGLKDCIAWFSRQENLKRYKIDIYNV
- a CDS encoding Fur family transcriptional regulator — protein: MPPQTRMTKQRRVILEELRRVTTHPTADEVYDMVRQRLPRISLGTIYRNLDVLAESGEILKLESAGNQKRFDGNIMPHAHIRCTRCGRLGDVMNVPARIPAGGAEAEGFFITGARVEFEGVCNACEVTN
- a CDS encoding LegC family aminotransferase — translated: MAFGVVKTIIQALHNATNQCSTLLSLHEPTFAGNEWTYVKETIDTGWVSTAGKYVNDFEVRLQEYTGAKRAIAVANGTAALHVALLLAGVERDTEVIMPALTFAATAAAAAYIGAVPHFADSEYATLGMDPDKLAAHLDAVAERRGNATYNRQTGRRIAAIVPMHTFGHPVRLDELCAVCEKWGIVMVEDSAESLGSFYKGKHTGLFGKLGILSFNGNKTITTGGGGAILTDDDALGDLAKHITTTAKLPHKWEYVHDMVGFNYRMPNLNAALGCAQMEQLPGFLQKKRTLAERYIKAFAGVDGVSFAAEPADSVSNYWLNAILLDKADMALREDILEKTNAAGFMTRPAWRLMNRLPMYAGAPRMDLSVAEDLEARLINIPSGAGLAG
- a CDS encoding class I SAM-dependent methyltransferase, with product MHKNHSQYSLRRRFFARFKNTFLQLPWLWSRIINDDSFQAQYSTKLRRLFMKVVWFWPRLIDAEQWRDAAIGNQRDPSHFVEMTPGATALVDAVTSTTPDMSAPILDLGCNSGRILNALREKGYSNLHGVDISQAAYEHMHKVFPELAQQVHYTVATFQKYLTEQPEKSIETIFSHGATVELVHPSFPLIKHLCRVSKTYVILYFYETEHSYPRFWEWEFNREGYYLCEARRPAGPNAPNSLLVFKRSDRE
- a CDS encoding ATP-binding cassette domain-containing protein, which codes for MGIIAVFVSAISDPDIVMRSPKLASVLQQIPGELFNSPKNTLLTLAGAASALLLLKNLCSAGVTYAYSRLACKLDTHFGDLLMKNYLCHDYEWHVGHHSADLVTAGTWRRFMSVVWYMGMLAVNDIMLVVMLGLALLYAAPLVTLVAIVTFGLLAGSIFLLLRPRVDKEARTAASSEQRVNKQTSDITQGIKDILISSKQNYFFEQYQKDVTRAANAQARILLLTRIPSWAFETVGFMLLCLAVAGTLAMNENVSSSVISGKLAMLGVVAWRAIPAFNRIVNSLTTLRDNLPKADAVLDAILAMPDSTFSAEEATPLPLKKGITIAGLDFRYGTADSNALHSVNVSIEAGTTVGLVGRSGSGKSTLADLVIGLLSPTAGSISIDGQPLTPQLRNNWIASVGYVGQTPFFTDGSILENVTFGVPADRIDKGHLLHCCKMAALDSLIEQLPGGMEQPLGERAGKLSGGQRQRVAIARALYRNPQLLILDEATSALDQQSENTIKNTVKNLAGSLTMLIIAHRLSTVEQCDKVVWLEGGRIVMDGTPAEVLPHYRASLGAENDLPDSSGDR
- the neuC gene encoding UDP-N-acetylglucosamine 2-epimerase, with the protein product MRRICVVTGTRAEYGLLRPVMRRIAQSGSLALQVIATGMHLSQEFGHTAQSILDDGFTIDERVEMLLSSDTPVGITKSMGLGVIGFADALARLAPDLVLVLGDRFEILSAVQAALIARIPVAHLCGGDSTEGAFDEGIRHAITKMSHLHFVSNAHAALRVRQMGENPEHIFNVGSPGIDTILEQDMLSREALAASLGIRLAPRMLLVTYHPETLSSASATGQLHSLFGALDAFCASSGECSVVFTMPNADTGGREIMEHIRAYAEHRPHVSAHTSLGQLRYLSAMRHAAVVVGNSSSGLYEAPSLHVPTVNIGDRQKGRLRAASVIDCAPEKDAILAALNTAIATDCSAVSNPYGDGRTAERIVTVLESLTDTASLVRKHFFALDGDVQ
- the neuB gene encoding N-acetylneuraminate synthase is translated as MNPVYIIAEAGVNHNGSLDLARKLIDAAKAAGADAVKFQTFKASSIASAGASKAAYQKETTDAAESQLDMLKKLELSVADHDALLQHCRDVGIEFMSTPFDLDSVDLLMNLGVQRMKIPSGELTNGPLVLKVARTGLPVILSTGMATPAEVETALGVLAFGMMEPADTPAKGDFAAAYASEQGKRLLSDRVVILHCTTQYPTPYEDVNLRGMDTLKDMFGIPVGYSDHTPGITIPVAATARGAVLIEKHFTLDKNLPGPDHKASLEPQELAEMVRSIRIVERALGTGEKKPQPSELGNMAIARKSLVAARDIAAGELFTEENLTVKRPGNGVSPMCYWEWLGKRAKQDYPSEALIQEY